The stretch of DNA GAAAAACMGTTTCAACATCAAAAACAACAAAAACTAGAGCAAACATATAATAACGGATTCKRAATTGTAMCCAAGCRTCSCCYATTGGTTCTATACCCGATTCRTAACTMGAMAGTTTYTCYGGTCCTTTGCTAATCGGAGCTAAAAMYCCSGAAATTARAAATRCCAAAATAGGAATMAGACTTGATATTATTAGAATWGCCCARAAAATATCATATTCGTAAAGCAGAAACATAGAYGCACTCCTATGAAYGTGGAAAATATACCGGATTAGTCAATTCCAAT from Marinifilum sp. JC120 encodes:
- a CDS encoding NAD(P)H-quinone oxidoreductase subunit 3, translated to MFLLYEYDIFWAILIISSLIPILXFLISGXLAPISKGPEKLSSYESGIEPXGDAWXQFRIRYYMFALVFVVFDVETVFLYPWAMSFDVLGVSXFIEAXIFVLILIXGXVYAWRKGALEWS